A window of Thiocapsa bogorovii genomic DNA:
GGCGCTCAACAGGAGGTCGCCGTCGACGCACGGATCATCAGCGCCAGTCATCGCGATCTCAACCTGGAGGTCGACAAGGGACACTTCAGGCAAGATCTGTTTTATCGCATCAACGTCATCGAGCTGCGCATGCCCGCGCTGCGCGAGCGCCCCCGCGACATCCCCGCTCTGGCGGAACGGATGCTGTTGCGAATCGCTCGGCATCATAAGGGCCAGCCCGCCATGACCCTGTCGGAGGACGCCGTCGACGCCTTGATGGACTACGGCTTTCCGGGCAACGTGCGCGAGCTCGAAAACATCCTGGAGCGCGCGACCGCACTCTGCGAAGGATCGGTCATCGAGGTCGGGGATCTCTATCTGCCGCAGGCCGACGGCCCGGCGCCACCCGCCCGCGCACAGATCGACGACAGTGTTCCGCTGGAGGATTATCTCGGCGAGATCGAGAAGAAGGCGATCCTCGACGCCCTCGACGAGACGCGTTGGAACCGCACCGCCGCGGCAAAGAAACTGGGGATGACCCTGAGATCACTGCGTTATCGTCTCGCCAAGCTCGGCATCGAATAGCCGATCGCATGCCGCGAGCGGACCGAACATGACACCCTCCGATTTCGACCCGAAACACCCCGACCCGGCCCACGACCCCTTCGTGGACTGGGTGCGCCAGGCCACACCCTACATCCACGCGCATCGCGGTCGCACCTTCGTGATTGTCTTCGGCGGCGAGGCGGTCGCGGATCCGCGCTTCCCGGATTTGGTCCACGATATCGCCCTGCTGCACGGGCTCGGCATTCGGCTGGTCCTGGTCCACGGCGCGCGCCCCCAGATCGAGGCACGCCTCGCCGGTCGCGGTGCACAGCTGCGCTACGTCAACGGGCTGCGCATCACGGATCAGACCGCGCTGGCCTGTGTGAAGGAGGCCGCCGGGGTGGTCCGGGTCGAGATCGAGGCACTGCTCTCGCTCGGGCTCGCCAACTCGCCGATGGCGGGCGTGCGCATCCCCGTCGTCTCGGGAAACTTCGTCACGGCGCGACCTCTGGGCGTGATCGACGGGGTCGACTACGCCCATACCGGGGCGGTGAGACGGATCGACCGTCAGACGCTGCGTGCGGTCCTCGACCAGGGCGCGGTCGCACTGATGCCGCCGCTGGGTTATTCGCCGACCGGCGAGGTCTTCAATCTCAGCTCGGCGGACGTCGCGCGCGGCGCAGCCGTCGCGCTCGGTGCCGACAAGCTGATCTTTCTCACCGAGGATCCTGCAGGGGATGCCTCCCTGGAAGGCGAGATGCGGGACCTATCTCAGGATGTGCTCGGGCCCAACCTCCTGGCCCGCGACATCGACGCCCTGCTCGCCGCCTCGAGCGAGATCCCCGAGGACGTCGCCCAGTGCCTGCGCGCAGGCGCCGAGGCTTGCCGCAACGGCATCCGCCGCGTACATCTCGTGCGACGGCGGCGCGGGGGTGCGCTGCTGCGCGAGCTCCTCACACCCGACGGCAGCGGCACCCTGATCTCCGCAGAACCCTACGAGGAGCTGCGCCCGGCGCGTATCGACGATGTCACGGGGATCCTCGAGCTGCTCCGTCCGCTGGAAGAGCGCGGCGTGCTGGTTCGGCGCTCGCGCGAGCGCTTGGAGACCGAGATCGACCGTTTCTTTCTGACCGAGCGCGACGGATTGATCACGGCCTGCGCGGCGCTCTATCCTTATCCGACCGCAGGGATGGCGGAGTTGGCCTGCGTCGCCGTCCATCCGGATTATCGAGCGAGCGGACGCGGCGATCGACTGCTCGCACATATGGAAAACATCGCCCGCGCCGGCGGCATCGCGTCCCTGTTCGTCCTCACCACCCAAACCGCACATTGGTTTCGAGAGCGCGGGTTCGAGCCGGGATCGCTCGGCGCCTTGCCGATGGAGCGGCAAGCCCTGTACAACTTCCAGCGGAGCTCGCAGGTCTACATCAAGACCCTTTAAATCGCGTCCACCACCAGATGCGCGGCTTCGATATCGGCTCGGCCGTCGAGCGCGTCTCGATGCGCTTGACCCAACGCGATTTCGATTTCCGAGGATATTCCATTTTCCAGACTTCGGCTGCGGAGCCGTCACCTGTTCAGGCGATGGCCGAGCCGTTCTTTTGTGACCAGATCATGACAATGTCGACCCCGATAATGACCACACCAGCACGAATCCCCGGCCATTCGGAGCAACGGTGGTTTTTGAGACCCCTCGGATTGCTTCCGTTCCTCCTGGTTTCCTCGATGATGCTCGCGGGCGACGCGCCCGCGGCCGAGCCGACGCCGGCCGGGTCGATCCCGACCGCACCGGCAACCAGCAGCGACGGCTTGCCGTCGGTCGACCAAATCGAGGCCAAGATCGCCGAGGTGGCGGCTGATACGGCACTCGACGAGGCCGGCAAGGCGGCTTTGACCGAGCAGTATCGGCGGGCACTGGCAAACCTCGAGGCGACCCGGACCTTCGATAAACAGGCCAACGATTTCGCCAAGGCGCTGACGACGGCACCCGCGGAAACCACAGCGATCCGGGAACGACTGGCGCAACGCGAGCAGGGCGCGAGCGAGCCCGACGAGATTCCGAAGGATCTTCCGAAGGAAGAGATCGCGCGGCGCCTGAGCATCGTACTCGCCGACGCGACCGCACAGGAGACGCGAGTCGGCGAGCTCGACAAGGCGATCGAGCGCAACGCGGGCCGACCCGCCGCCATCCGCGCACGCCTGTCGGATGTGAAGACAGCGCTCGGCGAGATCGATACCGAACTGAACCAACCCACCAGCGCCGACGCGGACGCCGCGTCGGTCGAAGCACGCCAATGGGCGCTCGAAACCCGTCGAGCGTCGCTCTGGGCCGAGACGCGTATGCTCGAGCAGGACCTGCTGAGTCAGTCCGCGCGCGAAGCATTGAACCGCGCTAAACGAGAGGAAGCTGTCCTGGAGTGGGAGACCCTTCAAGCCCGGCAGCGCCAGCTCGAGGAGCTGCAAAACCAGCGACGTCGCGACGAGGCGGAGGCGGCGCAGCGGGAATCCGAGCGTGCAAAGATCGCGGCCTCGGACAAGCATGCCCTGGTGCAGGAGGCAACCCGGGAGAACGCCGAAATCACGACATCCATGGGCGATCTGGCCCGCGATCTCGATGCCCTCGCCCTTGAGATCGAGACCCTCGAGGCCGAACGCAAACGGGTAGAGCAGGATTTCAAGGCGGCGCAGGAACGCATCGAGGCCGCCGGTCTCAGCAAGGCGCTCGGTCAGGTTCTGGTCGAGCGGCGCGACGAGATTCCCGACCAGCGGAGGCTGCGCGGGGAGATCGAAGATCGCGAAGAGAAGATCGCCGAGGCCACACTTCGACAGATCCTCTACCGCGAGGAGCAACGTCAGCTGCGCGATCTCGATGCCTATCTCGACGAGCTCACCACGCGTGATCCAACCGCGCAGGCCCCGGAGGTCCGCGAGCAACTCAAGGAGGCACTCGAGCAAAGACGCCGCTTGATCACACAGGCACTGAGCGTCGAGGACGACTACATCCGCCAGCTCGGCGAGTTGAACTATGCCGCCGACCAGCTCATTCAAACCGCCGAGCGTTACGACGACTATCTTGCCGAGCGGTTGCTGTGGGTACGCAGCACCCTCCCGGTCGGCATCGAGACCCTCGTCACGCTGCCCTCTGCCATCGGCTGGCTCGTCGCGCACGAGCATTGGGTCGAGGTCACAAAGGTACTGACGCACGCGGGGGTGCACTCGCCGCTGCTCTGGGGTCTATTGCTCGTTGTCGTCGTCCTGTTCTGGAAGCTTTCGGCGCTGCGGCGCGCGATCCGCGCCACGGCCGAACCGCTGCGCAGGATCCGAACGGATCGCCTGCGCTATACCGGCAAGGCTATCGGCCTGAGCCTTTTGGCGGCACTCCCCATACCGCTCCTGCTGTGCCTGATCGGACTGCCGCTGTCGACGTCCATCAACGCCACCGGCTTCACGCGCGCGCTTGGGTCGGCCCTGATCGCCGCCTCCGTCGGTCTGTACTATCTGCGTGCTTTCCGAACGCTCTGCATCACCGGAGGGGTCGCCGACCGACACTTTCGCTGGAGCCAAGAAACCCTTCAGCGGCTCAGACGCGAGTTTGATTGGTTCAGCATCTTCATCGTACCGGTCGCCCTGACGGCCATGGTGCTCTACAACGACAGCGATCCGGCCTTCAGCGGCAGTCTCGGACGCCTGGCGATGATCGTGACCATGGTGGGATTCTCCGTCTTCTTCGCGCGCCTATTGAGCCCCGCGAAGGGTGTCGTGAAACCGTTCCTCGCGGCGTCCCCGAACGGTTGGTTCAACCGCTTGCGTCTCATTTGGTTTCCGGTGATCGTCGGCGCGCCGCTCGGGTTGGCGGTGCTCGCGCTGCTGGGCTATGTCTACACGGCCGGCGTGCTCTTCGAGTCGCTGGTCCAACAGACCTGGCTTGCGCTTGCATTGATCGTGCTGCATCAGGTCATCGTGCGATGGCTGATCGTCACGCGGCGACGCTTGGCGCTGACGGCAGCCGTCGAGCGTGCGAGCGCGCGCCGTGCGCAAAACGAGGCCGAGCGTAAAGAGACCGCTCAGGCGCCCTCGGAGCTGCAGGTCGACGAGCCGGAGCCGAATCTCGCCGCACTCGACGAGCAAACCCGACGCCTGATCAATGCCTCGGTGTTCTTCACCGCATTGCTGGGGGTGTGGCTGACCTGGTCGGATGTCCTGCCGGCTCTGTCCATGCTCGAGCGCATCCCGCTGTGGTATTACGAGGGAATGGTCGACGGCGTCGCCCAACCGGTCCCGGTGACGGCGGCCAACCTCGGCCTGGTGCTGTTGATCCTCTTCGTTGCGACAGCTGCCGCCAAGAACCTCCCTGCCCTGTTGGAAATCCTGCTGCTTCAGACCGAATCCGTCTCGGCGGGCGGGCGTTATGCGATCAAGACCCTGGTCAGCTACGGCATTACGGTCGCTGCCTTCCTGCTCGCGTTCAGCACGCTCGGACTGAACTGGGGGCAGGTGCAATGGCTCGTCGCGGCGCTGGGCGTCGGTATCGGGTTCGGCCTTCAGGAGATCGTGGCGAACTTCATCAGCGGCATCATCATCCTGTTCGAACGCCCGGTGCGCGTCGGCGACATCGTTACCATCGGCGATACGACCGGCGTGGTCACCAACATCCAGATCCGCGCAACCACTATCCGTAACTGGGACAGGCAGGAACTCCTGGTACCCAACAAGGAGTTTATTACCGGCCGGTTGTTGAACTGGAGTCTGACCGATCAACAAAACCGCATCACGATCCCGATCGGCATCGAATACGGAAGCGACACGCGCAAGGCGCTGAGCATCCTCGCGCAGATCGCCAAACAGCATGAGCGGGTACTCGATGATCCCGCTCCCTTGATCAGCTTCGAGGGGTTCGGCGACAACGCCCTGACCATCGTGCTGCGGTGCTATCTCAACGCGCTCGAGGGTCGGATCGGCGTCGCCACCGAGCTACACCAAGCGATCTACGATCGGTTCAAGGAGGAGGGGATCGGTATGGCGTTCCCGCAACGCGATGTCCATCTTTCGCTGCGCGAGCCCTTGGATATTCGTTTGGATCCCGCCGTTCGCGACGCGGTTCGGGCGGCGTCACCGGTCCGGCAAGGCGGATCTTGAGCAGGCCCGCCTCCCGGGCGGGCCATCGGCATCAGCCCAGTTCGTCGAACTCGGGGTCTTCGAGAAGCTCGCGAAGCCGTTTGATTTCGCGCATATGCTCGATCCGACGACGCACCGCAAGGTTCGCCGCGGGGGCGCGCGAATCGGGGCCGGTCATCGACGGTACACGTTCGTTGGCGTCCTCGCCATAGCTGCTCTCGTTGTCCATCATCTCGGCTACCTCGGGTCACACCATCACAAGGGAAGATTCGGCGCTCTTTAATGCAAAGAAGAGCCGCCGTCAAGTATTAGTTTGATGCTTGCCTCGAACAGCGGTGCATCACGCTCGGCAACTTGACCCTGGAGTCGGTGCGGATCGAGTTGCCCCGAGCCACCGCGGGCCTCAAGATACCGGGCTGACACCGAATCGGTTCGGAGCGAAGAGGAGACCCTACGTTGAACGAGCGTGTAATCCTGGTCTGGGACCTACCGACCCGACTCTTTCACTGGCTCCTTGTGTTGCTTGTCGCGGCGTCGTTCGTGACCGGCCTGCAAGGCGGGAATCTGATGGTTTGGCACGGCCGCATCGGTCTTGTGATCCTGGGCCTGCTGGCCTTTCGCCTCGCCTGGGGCGTCCTGGGGTCGACCTATGCGCGATTCGGGCATTTCGTGCGCGGACCGGGCGAGGTCATCGACTACCTGCGCGGTCGCTGGCGAGGGCTCGGACACAGCCCATTGGCGGCCCTTTCCGTGCTCGCATTGATCGGCTTACTGCTGTTTCAGTCGATCAGCGGCCTCATGAGCAATGACGATATCGCCTTCAGAGGCCCCCTCTACGACCTGGTCTCCAAAGCAACCAGCAACTGGCTGACCGGGTTGCACCGCCAGAACATCTGGTTGATCGGCGGGCTCGTCGCACTGCACGTCTGCGCGGTTCTCTTCTACACGCTGCTGCGCAAGGACGACCTCATCCGTCCGATGATCCACGGCCGCAAGCGCGTCTCGGGCGCGGCCGCGAAACCGGCGACCGGAGGCGGCTGGATCGCCCTTCTCGCGGCATTGGCCGTTGCCTTCACCGCCGTGTGGATCGCCGACGGAGGGCTTCTTCCGCCACCCCCGCCGCCTCCGCCCCCCGGCAGCATTCCGACGTGGTAACCGCCGTCGACACTCAAAGACGCGGCCGTCACTGCCAATTGAGTTGCTCGGCGACCGATGTTCTGGTACTTAAGCGTGTTTTTCGCGGCAGGCCCGGCCAGCCGTATCGGGCGCATGCCATCCACGACAAGAGCCTTCGGGAGTACATTCATGGCCGAAGCGAACGCCACTCAAGCCAACACAGCCGAGTTCGAGCCCTACCGACAAGGCACGGACGAGGACTATATGAGTCCCGAGCAGGAGGCGCATTTCCGCGAGATTCTCCTCGCCTGGAAAAAATCCCTCATGGAAGAGGTCGACCGAACCGTACACCACATGCAGGACGAGGCCACCAACTTCCCCGACCCCAACGATCGCGCCACGCAGGAGTCCGAGTTCAGCCTGGAGCTGCGCACCCGCGATCGCGAGCGCAAGCTGATCAAAAAGATCGACGAGGCGCTGGGTCGGATCGACGACCACGACTACGGCTTCTGCGAAGCGTGCGGGGTCGAGATCGGCATCCGACGTCTCGAGGCTCGGCCGACCGCCACACTCTGCATCGACTGCAAGACACTCGACGAGATCCGAGAACGGCAGCGAGGATGATCGATTGCGCAGGACGCCGCTCTCGGTCGTGACGCCGATGCGCGCTCCCGCGGATCCCGGTCCGAGCAGCGATCCCGGGAAGGCCGCGTATCGCGGCCGCTTCGCGCCCTCCCCGACCGGCCCGCTCCATCTCGGCTCGCTCCTCGCCGCCGTGGCCAGCTACGCTGACGCCCGCGCAAACCGAGGCATCTGGCTGGTGCGGATGGAAGACCTCGACCGCGCGCGCGAGGTTCCCGGGGCGTCCGACCTGATCTTAAGAACCCTGAGCGCATTCGGTTTCGAATGGGACGAAGCCGTGGTCATCCAAAGCCGTCGCACCGACGCCTACCGAGACGCACTCGACACACTCAAGGCCCTGGATCTGACCTATCCGTGCGGATGCAGCCGCACCGAGGTTGCTCGAGCCGGGCGCTCGGGACCGGAGGGGCCCGTCTACCCCGGCACCTGCCGCGCGGGTCTTGCCCTCGGGCGGCGTGCCCGCACCGAGCGCTTCCGCACCCCGCCCGGCGCACTCGGCTTCGAAGACCGAATCCAGGGGCGACAGCAGCAGAAGGTCGATGAAGCGGTCGGCGACTTCGTGCTGCGGCGCGCCGACGGCATCCACGCCTACCAACTCGCTGTCGTCGTCGACGATGCCCTTCAAGGGATCACCCAAGTGGTGCGCGGCGCGGACCTGCTGCTCTCGACGCCTCGCCAGATCCTGCTGCAACGCGCCTTAGGGTTCAGTCAACCCGGCTACGCGCATGTCCCTCTGGTCTTGGACGCGGCGGGCCGAAAGCTCAGCAAATCACTGGCTGCCGCACCCGTGGATGCGCGCGATCCGCTTCCCGCCTTGCGTGCAGCCTGGACCCTGCTAGGTCAGACCCCGCCGCCCGCGGATCTTCACATCGATGCCTTTTGGACGTGGGCCATCGCCGAGTGGAGGATCGCGCGCATCCCGGCCAAGACCTCGGCGGAATACCCGAGCGCCGCATCGCCGCGGACGCGTGAGCCCTTCGCGCGCCCCTCGACCCCGAGACACCCCGATGGCCCTCAATGCAACCGTTTTCAAAGCGCAGATCCAGATCAACGACATGGACCGTCATTATTACGAGGCCCACACCCTGACGCTGGCCCGGCATCCGTCGGAGACCGATGAGCGGATGATGGTGAGGCTCCTCGCCTTCGCCCTGCATGCCGACCCGCAGCTTGCCTTCACCAAGGGGCTGAGTGCGGATGATGAGCCGGATCTCTGGCAGCGCAGCCTGAGCGGCGAGATCGAGTGCTGGATCGAGGTGGGTCAACCCGACGAGCGGCGCCTGCGGAGAGCAAGCGGACGCGCTCGCGAGGTGGTGGTGATGACCTACTCCGGGCGCGCGGCCGATCTTTGGTGGCAGCAGAACAGCGCCGGTCTGGAGCGCCTTCGCAACCTTCGGGTTGTCGATCTGAACAGCAGCGAGAGTCAGGCACTGAGCCGCTTGGTCGAGCGCTCGATGGATCTACAGTGCACCATCGACGGCGGCGAGGTTTGGATCGGCAATGAGCGGGAGACGGTCGCCCTGTCTCCACGCCTGCTCCAGGTCTGAACTCAAGCGCGCCCGGCGCGGTATGGGGTGTTTTCGGATGGGATCGGACTCGGCAGCTTTGACGACCGCTGGAGTCGGCGCGGTTTGAGGTACTAAAAAATAAATCATTTTATACCGCGTCCCCGCCAAGGGCCGTGGATATACCAAACCTCGAACTTACTCGAAAGTTTGCATTTCGCTCTGGACGCGGTTTAAACAGGGCGGGGCAGGCCGGAGCACGCAGGCTCCGGGCACGACCCCGAAGAGCCGTCGAGAGTCCGGCTGCCGGCGCCTCGCGATGCTACTGCTGGCCGAAGGCCCGCAGATAGGCCGAGAAGCGCTCCCCGACCTCAGGATGCGCCAGACCGAACTCGACGTTGGCCTGGAGATAGCCGAGCTTGCTGCCGCAATCGTAACGCTTGCCCTGGAAGGGATAAGCGATCACCGGCTCGTCCTTGAGGAGCGCGGCGATGGCATCGGTCAATTGGATCTCTCCGCCGGCTCCTTCCTGGGTCTGTTCGAGCTTCTCGAAGATCTTGGGCGTCAGCAGATAGCGCCCGACGACCGCAAGATTCGATGGCGCATCGGCCGGTGCCGGCTTCTCCACGATCCCCACGACCCGCAGCTCTCCGTCCGGACCGGACTCGACCTTCACGATGCCGTACTTGTTGGTTTCCTCTCGCGGGACCTCCTGGACACTCAGCACGCTGCAGCCGAACCGCTCGTAAACCTCGGCCATCTGCTCCACCACGCCCTTGCCTTGCGAGCGGATCAGGTCGTCGGCCAGCAAGACGGCAAAGGGCTCACTCCCCACGACGGACTTGGCGCAGAGGACGGCGTGCCCGAGACCGAGCGCCTCGGCTTGGCGCACGTAGATGCAGGTCACGCTCGGCGGCATGACGTTCTGAACGATGTCCAGGAGTTGCAGTTTTCCGGCACTCTTGAGCTCGGACTCGAGCTCGTAGGCCTTGTCGAAATGATCTTCGATCGAGCGCTTGTTGCGCCCGGTGATGAAGACCAGCTGAGTCGCCCCGGCGTCCTCCGCCTCCTCCGCCGCATACTGGATCAGCGGCTTGTCGACGATCGACATCATCTCCTTAGGGCTTGCCTTGGTGGCCGGAAGGAACCGGGTCCCGAGTCCGGCGACCGGGAACACTGCCTTTCGAATCTTCGCCATCGCGTCTTCTCCTTCAGGATCGATCAATAGTGAGCGGACAGCTCGGACGAACGCCGAGATGGATGTTGAGACGGGTCATGCCCGGGTCTGGAGCGCATCAGTCCACGAGCGAATCCTCGATGGCCTGCAACGCAGCCAAGGGATCCTTTGCCGCCGTGATCGGGCGCCCGATGACCAGGTCGTCCGCACCGGCTGCGAGGGCGTCGCGTGGCGTCATCACGCGCACCTGGTCACCGAGCGACGTACCGGCTGGTCTGACCCCCGGCGTCACCAGTCGAAAATCGGGGCCCTGTGCGGCACGAACCGCAGCCGCCTCCAAGGGCGAGCAAACGACCCCGTCGAGACCTGCGGCATGCCCGAGCGCGGCAAGTTGGACGACCCGCTCGCCCGGCTCGCCCGGACATCCGACAGCGATCAGATCCTCCCGGCTTAGACTGGTGAGCAGGGTCACTCCGATCAGCAACGGCCGACTCGACATGGCATCGAGCCGAGTGCGCGCCGCCTGGATCATTCCGGCCCCGCCCGAGATGTGCAGGTTCACCATCCAGACCCCGAGATCCGCAGCTGCAGCACAAGCCCCGGCCACTGTGTTGGGGATATCGTGAAACTTTAGATCGAGAAAGACATCGAAACCGCGCAACTGCAACGCCTCGACGAATGCCGGCCCGCATCGGGTGAAGAGCTCCTTGCCGACCTTCAGCCGGCAGCGCGTCGGATCGAGCCGCTCGACCAGGGACACCGCTTGGGCCTCGCTCGCGAAGTCGAGCGCGACAATGATGCGTTTGGCTGACGTCACGGCCGGTCCTCGGGTGCATCGTCAATGTTTCGGGCGGGGTTGTTTTCCCAAGTCGACGGCTGAGTCTCGTTCAACGACCTTCGGTCGGTGCGAGACGCGCCGAGCTCGCAAGCCGCGACAAACATCACAGGCATCATTGCGGACCGGCCCCCGACAGGGTCAGGCGAGTCGCCGCTCATGCAGCACCTCCTCTCCGATGATCGGCTCCGGCTGAACAGGAACGACACTCCCCCAGCATCGGCAGCTGGGACACTGCCAATGCAGCGAGCGCGCCTCGAAACCGCAGTGGTCGCAACGATAAATCGCCTGCCCGGCGAGCAAGTGCCGCGTCACGTCCAAAGCGACACGCATACGCTCGACGGTCAAACCCTGCCCCTGGGACGGACTCTCGACCTGAAGCGCAAGGAGGCGCTCGAGCGCCGCTAAATCCGCATGCTTGGAGAGGTAACGCGTCAGTAGATCCATGGCCGCCTCCTTGCCGCGGCTCTGGGCCACGACATCACCGAGACTCAGGATCAGGGCCGGACTCGAATGCCGCTGCGCCAGGTCCTCCAAGACCGCCGGGGCATCCTCGCGTCCGAGCCGCCGCAAGGCGTCGATCAGCTCGGGCAGGATCTCCGGGACATAGGACGCGCGTTGCTCCGCGACATGCAAAAAAAGTGCAAGGGCGCGCTCCGGTGCACCGTCTTCCAATGCAGCACGACCCTCCAGCATGGTCGCACGGACACACTCGGGATCGGCCTCCCGCGCCAGGCTGAGTTGGACCATCGCACGCGCAGCATCGCCGCAGCGCCTTGCATCTTCGGCGAGCTCGCAGTGGTAGTGGCCGATCGCGACCTTGACGGACGGGTCGTTCGCAGGCTCGAGCAGCTCGGCGACCTCCAGGCAGCGTGCCCAGTCACGCTCCTGCTCGTAGAGCTCGCGCAGACTTTGGAGCGCACGCTGGCGGTGCAAGCCGAGCCCGACCAGCTCCTGGAACAAGCATTCGGCGCGGTCCAACAAGCCTGCGCGCATGTAGTCTTGGCCGAGCTCGAAGAGCGCATCCCCGCGCTGCTCCGCCGCGAGATTCTTACGGGCGATCAGATTCTGGTGAATGCGAATCGCTCGGTCGACCTCACCGCGGCGCCGGAAGAGACTGCCGAGGGCAAGATGGGTTTCGACGGTCTCCCCATCGACCTCGACAAGCTCGAGGAACATGTCGATGGCTTTGTCCGGCTGCTCTTCGACGAGGTAATTCAAGCCCCGCAGAAACGCGGGGTGAGGTGGCGATCCTCGAGTGCGTCGCGACGGCGTGCCGCGGCGCGCAACCCACCACCCCGAGGCTGCAGCGACGGGCAGGAGCAAAAACAGCAGCTCGATCACGGGCGCCACCGAGAATGCTGGAGGACAGGGAGACCGCCATCGACCACGCGGCGGCGACCGCTCTGATATGCTGGTTTGGGTAAACTGCTCACGCCCTAGATGATACAGGCAACCCGCCCGCCCCGCATGAGGAAGCCGAGCCGATTGGCGACCGACCCTGTGCGCCCGGGTTGGGCATCCCGCTCCGGGCCCCAATCTTCCGGGACAAGCGCATCGCCGACAGGCGCCCTTAATAGTCGGCACAACAACCAGGAGTCACGAGCGTGCAGGAATTCACCGGGAAAACCGTTGTCGTCACCGGCGCCGCGGGGAATCTGGGCCGCGCCACCGCAAGCACCTTCGCCCGCCGAGGCGCACGACTCGCCCTGATCGACCGGAACCCTGAGGCCTTGCACTCGGCGCAGAAGGCGCTGCCTGAGGGATGCGAGTCGGCCGTCTTTGCGACCGACCTGTTGGATCCTGCCGCGGTAGCGGACACGATCGCCGGCGTCAAAGACCGGTTCGGCGCGATCCATGTCGTCGCGAATATCGCCGGTGGCTTTGCCATGGGCCCCGCCATCCACGAGACGACGGATGAGCAGTGGGATTCTCTGATGGATCTGAACCTGCGCACCGTCTTTAACTGCTGCCGAGCGGCGATCCCCGAGATCCCGAGCGGGGCCGGCGGGCGCATCGTCAACATTTCAGCCAGGGCGGCCGTTCGGGGAGCCGGACATATGGGGCCCTACTGCGCCTCCAAGGCCGCCGTCATCACCCTCACCGAGAGCCTCGCCGAGGAGCTGAAACACCGGGGGATCACCGTCAACTGCGTCTTGCCCGGGACCCTCGACACCCCCGAAAACCGTTCGGCGATGCCCGACGCGGATCACGACACCTGGGTCCCCTTGGACGCACTCGCCGACGTGATCGTCTTTTTGGCCTCGGATGCCGCACGCTGCGTGACAGGCGCAGCGGTGCCTGTCTACGGACGGAGCTAAGACGCGTCGTGTACCCTGAATCAAAAGGACGCAGCCTGACCCATCACACCCGATCGGACGTCGGATCGACGCGAGTGAACGATCGGAGACGCGCGCTTCACCGCTGGGCCGCGTCGATGTGCTTCATCATGGGCTTCGGCATCCAAAGCGCCGTCGCCTTGGAGTTGGACGAGACAACCGAAGTGCTTCTGAT
This region includes:
- the gluQRS gene encoding tRNA glutamyl-Q(34) synthetase GluQRS, yielding MRRTPLSVVTPMRAPADPGPSSDPGKAAYRGRFAPSPTGPLHLGSLLAAVASYADARANRGIWLVRMEDLDRAREVPGASDLILRTLSAFGFEWDEAVVIQSRRTDAYRDALDTLKALDLTYPCGCSRTEVARAGRSGPEGPVYPGTCRAGLALGRRARTERFRTPPGALGFEDRIQGRQQQKVDEAVGDFVLRRADGIHAYQLAVVVDDALQGITQVVRGADLLLSTPRQILLQRALGFSQPGYAHVPLVLDAAGRKLSKSLAAAPVDARDPLPALRAAWTLLGQTPPPADLHIDAFWTWAIAEWRIARIPAKTSAEYPSAASPRTREPFARPSTPRHPDGPQCNRFQSADPDQRHGPSLLRGPHPDAGPASVGDR
- a CDS encoding YaeQ family protein is translated as MDRHYYEAHTLTLARHPSETDERMMVRLLAFALHADPQLAFTKGLSADDEPDLWQRSLSGEIECWIEVGQPDERRLRRASGRAREVVVMTYSGRAADLWWQQNSAGLERLRNLRVVDLNSSESQALSRLVERSMDLQCTIDGGEVWIGNERETVALSPRLLQV
- the galU gene encoding UTP--glucose-1-phosphate uridylyltransferase GalU; its protein translation is MAKIRKAVFPVAGLGTRFLPATKASPKEMMSIVDKPLIQYAAEEAEDAGATQLVFITGRNKRSIEDHFDKAYELESELKSAGKLQLLDIVQNVMPPSVTCIYVRQAEALGLGHAVLCAKSVVGSEPFAVLLADDLIRSQGKGVVEQMAEVYERFGCSVLSVQEVPREETNKYGIVKVESGPDGELRVVGIVEKPAPADAPSNLAVVGRYLLTPKIFEKLEQTQEGAGGEIQLTDAIAALLKDEPVIAYPFQGKRYDCGSKLGYLQANVEFGLAHPEVGERFSAYLRAFGQQ
- the pyrF gene encoding orotidine-5'-phosphate decarboxylase; translated protein: MTSAKRIIVALDFASEAQAVSLVERLDPTRCRLKVGKELFTRCGPAFVEALQLRGFDVFLDLKFHDIPNTVAGACAAAADLGVWMVNLHISGGAGMIQAARTRLDAMSSRPLLIGVTLLTSLSREDLIAVGCPGEPGERVVQLAALGHAAGLDGVVCSPLEAAAVRAAQGPDFRLVTPGVRPAGTSLGDQVRVMTPRDALAAGADDLVIGRPITAAKDPLAALQAIEDSLVD
- the lapB gene encoding lipopolysaccharide assembly protein LapB, which codes for MIELLFLLLPVAAASGWWVARRGTPSRRTRGSPPHPAFLRGLNYLVEEQPDKAIDMFLELVEVDGETVETHLALGSLFRRRGEVDRAIRIHQNLIARKNLAAEQRGDALFELGQDYMRAGLLDRAECLFQELVGLGLHRQRALQSLRELYEQERDWARCLEVAELLEPANDPSVKVAIGHYHCELAEDARRCGDAARAMVQLSLAREADPECVRATMLEGRAALEDGAPERALALFLHVAEQRASYVPEILPELIDALRRLGREDAPAVLEDLAQRHSSPALILSLGDVVAQSRGKEAAMDLLTRYLSKHADLAALERLLALQVESPSQGQGLTVERMRVALDVTRHLLAGQAIYRCDHCGFEARSLHWQCPSCRCWGSVVPVQPEPIIGEEVLHERRLA
- a CDS encoding SDR family oxidoreductase; amino-acid sequence: MQEFTGKTVVVTGAAGNLGRATASTFARRGARLALIDRNPEALHSAQKALPEGCESAVFATDLLDPAAVADTIAGVKDRFGAIHVVANIAGGFAMGPAIHETTDEQWDSLMDLNLRTVFNCCRAAIPEIPSGAGGRIVNISARAAVRGAGHMGPYCASKAAVITLTESLAEELKHRGITVNCVLPGTLDTPENRSAMPDADHDTWVPLDALADVIVFLASDAARCVTGAAVPVYGRS